A part of Helicobacter ibis genomic DNA contains:
- a CDS encoding cache domain-containing protein: MFRNFSLGTKIIAIVSLSIIFGISILVGFVIFRTSNTLELEAEKLLNSASNRYANGIQAISQNVYSGLISLQGNVKGMYQLHGKVDIEDLRMFLENVLDTNSWTSYGYIHMVDRNQYSDGNPLYYTKNGDFIMVLSDANPTSKGGVKAVNAEPAILSWNSAKRALQDKQESAGTPGDIRISGDTVVGYTVTVPLFDNKDKVIGFVGVVVRIDLLRDELNHPSKSLYKNDQRLLIADNGLIASSPKSEFIGKIISEVNPHPSSSKIVEMQKNKENGIFTFVPASTGEKNIAQLFNFDLWGNSSQYWSMVIIAPETSVSKPLYDLVYTILIVSVAILLAVIIIIYFYVKYGISDRLFRLQNTLFDFFKYVNHETKNVSLSKDITSNDEFGSMAKAINDNIQRTQNAL, encoded by the coding sequence ATGTTTAGGAATTTTAGTTTGGGCACAAAAATTATAGCCATAGTTAGCTTATCTATAATTTTTGGTATTTCCATATTAGTTGGATTTGTTATCTTTAGAACTTCGAATACATTAGAATTAGAAGCTGAAAAATTGCTAAATTCGGCTAGCAATAGGTATGCAAATGGAATACAAGCTATTTCGCAAAATGTTTATTCTGGTCTAATTTCATTACAAGGCAATGTAAAAGGAATGTATCAACTCCACGGTAAAGTCGATATTGAAGATTTAAGAATGTTCTTAGAAAATGTGTTAGATACTAACTCTTGGACTTCTTATGGTTACATACATATGGTTGATAGAAATCAATACTCTGATGGCAATCCACTTTATTATACAAAAAATGGCGATTTTATTATGGTTCTTTCAGATGCTAACCCTACTTCTAAAGGTGGAGTGAAAGCTGTAAATGCAGAACCTGCTATATTGAGTTGGAATTCTGCCAAGAGAGCTTTACAAGATAAGCAAGAAAGTGCTGGAACCCCAGGAGATATACGCATTTCTGGCGATACAGTAGTTGGTTATACCGTAACAGTACCACTTTTTGATAACAAAGACAAAGTAATAGGATTTGTAGGTGTTGTTGTTAGAATAGATTTACTAAGAGATGAGTTAAATCATCCTTCAAAATCTTTGTATAAAAATGACCAAAGATTATTGATAGCAGACAATGGTTTAATTGCCTCAAGTCCAAAGTCAGAATTTATTGGAAAAATAATATCAGAAGTAAATCCTCATCCTAGTTCTAGCAAAATAGTAGAGATGCAAAAAAATAAAGAAAATGGAATATTTACATTCGTTCCAGCTAGTACTGGAGAAAAGAACATAGCACAACTTTTTAATTTTGATCTATGGGGGAATTCTTCTCAATATTGGAGCATGGTTATAATAGCACCAGAAACTTCTGTTTCCAAACCTTTGTATGATCTAGTATATACTATATTAATTGTATCTGTTGCCATATTATTAGCGGTTATAATCATAATTTATTTTTATGTTAAATATGGAATAAGTGATAGATTATTTAGATTGCAAAATACATTATTTGATTTTTTTAAGTATGTTAATCATGAAACTAAAAATGTTTCATTAAGTAAAGATATAACATCTAATGATGAATTTGGTTCTATGGCTAAAGCCATAAATGATAATATACAAAGAACTCAAAATGCTCTAA